The sequence TATGATCAGAGCTCAACCGATGCAATCTAATCTTAagggactctaagacatattaCAAAGAGCGAGAGAGGATTTCAAGAGGAGTGGCAGGAAAGAACCATAAAATAAAGAGCCAGCAAACTGCACTACCCTTCTGTACATGGGATATATTGGGTCGGCAGCTGCTGCTATTTCCCTTCTGCACTTTCGCGGACGTCTTTTACATTCCGTTCTAATTCATCTTTTCAAAGGTTTATAGAGGACGACGGTTACGTACTTGGATTGGAACCTGTGGGTGAGCCCGAGGGCCAGGAGAGATTGTGACGTCCACCCTTTCTCGATGAAGAGGTGATTGAGGACAACATGCTGCGGCTTTACAGAAGACTCTTCAGGATCGTCGTGCGATCCGAGGACGGTAACGAGCAGTTGCTGCGGGAGTGCTGGCGGCTCCTTTGCAAAGTCCTCATCCCCGGGGTAAAGTTGGTCGTAGCTCGAGTAAGGCGAAGGAGGTGCCTCAAATTCCGAGACGCCATCAATATTTTCAGGAACATAATCCTGACAAAAGAATACATAGGGTAATTTTGTTGCAAATGCCTATGAGTTCTGAAATCTGCAAAACCAGAGGCTTCTAGAATTTAGTGGTATGCGTAGTATGATCTTTTGCCCTAACAGGAAGCTCGAAATGAGCTTTCGGGTTCCAATCTAGTTTGAAGCTTTTGCATCTTCAGAAACAAGAAGTTTTAAGAGTTAATAAAAAAAGCTATAGTGGCTTTGAATAATTCTACTTGAAGACCACTTTAGTAAAGCTCTCCAACCATACCAAGCCCAAAATCTTATAAAACTTGACGCAGATATCAGTTGTAATTTGAGGGACTTAAAAGAGAGTTTATCTTCGTATCTTACTAACATGGACATCAAGAACGTTAGAGAATTGTCCTCTCTCATCAGTAATGCAAGGAAAATCAGGACTGTGTTTGAATTCGCCATCAACGAAGAACTTGTAATGATAGACTCCGGACGGCAAGACCATCAACACAGCATGAACTTTTCCTGACTTCTCCAGCGTCTTCCTGAAAATGCTCGTATAGATTCTTCAGTATATTAAGTCAAAACATCCAAACCAAGGAATCAGTTAGATATGGGTGGCATCGTACATTTTGCATTATATAGTTTATCGAAGAAAAGGGCAAGTACCTTGAAGACCAGTTATCCCACGATCCTTCCACCGAAATCTCGGTCCCTCCATGGTTCCATGTTATTAAAATCGGAATACCCTTTTCCGTGGGATCATCAGAAGGTTCCAAGTCGTTCATCCACGGATGATTGGAAACAGAATAGGCATCATTTGGTCTCTGAAATGGAACTGCTGGAACCTGCGACATAAGTATCCATGTTATTTTATGCGGAAACAGAATAGGCATCTATTTACTTTTACTGATCTTATTATTCTTGGATTCAGCTCCTGGTGGATGTGTCTTTAAACTCAGTATGAGCTTTCTCTTTCACTAGACGGAGTAGACAATTAGGCTGCATTTGGTTCcagaactaaattttggaggATACTTTTGTTATTTCCGAGAACAAAGAATATTTCAGTATAAAGCTAGAACAACTATAAACTTACGTTTGGACGCATTCAAagatattctagaggatatccttagtagcatttggataaaaagtcaagaacaatgtctaaatatattttaaaaaataaaataattaatttaaattagtatattttatacaaaattatttataaaattattttatgtaacaatttataatataatattttatgtaacaatttaatttatatcaGTATATTTAATTTACGTTatataacaatttattttacataatttatccataatatatgtaataaataaaatataataatagcaatatccttataattttaataacaaaaatatatctcatatatgaaaaaataatttaatatatataatacttaatataaaataaaataataaaataataaaatattaatatataaatgataacttaataaaataaataatatatcacatttaaataatttatattatataattatattatataataagatttaagtagggatgttaatgggtatagaaacttgaaattttacccgaatccgaacccgaatagGACAGGTTTATCCGATGCTAAATTGATATTGTTTCG is a genomic window of Ananas comosus cultivar F153 linkage group 13, ASM154086v1, whole genome shotgun sequence containing:
- the LOC109719432 gene encoding SNF1-related protein kinase regulatory subunit beta-1 isoform X1 produces the protein MGNASTKDEGGNGAAPPPPPQRRSGGGTSPPASPRPSPSPSPTPFLFVPQVPAVPFQRPNDAYSVSNHPWMNDLEPSDDPTEKGIPILITWNHGGTEISVEGSWDNWSSRIYTSIFRKTLEKSGKVHAVLMVLPSGVYHYKFFVDGEFKHSPDFPCITDERGQFSNVLDVHDYVPENIDGVSEFEAPPSPYSSYDQLYPGDEDFAKEPPALPQQLLVTVLGSHDDPEESSVKPQHVVLNHLFIEKGWTSQSLLALGLTHRFQSKYVTVVLYKPLKR
- the LOC109719432 gene encoding SNF1-related protein kinase regulatory subunit beta-1 isoform X2, whose protein sequence is MGNASTKDEGGNGAAPPPPPQRRSGGGTSPPASPRPSPSPSPTPFLFVPQVPAVPFQRPNDAYSVSNHPWMNDLEPSDDPTEKGIPILITWNHGGTEISVEGSWDNWSSRKTLEKSGKVHAVLMVLPSGVYHYKFFVDGEFKHSPDFPCITDERGQFSNVLDVHDYVPENIDGVSEFEAPPSPYSSYDQLYPGDEDFAKEPPALPQQLLVTVLGSHDDPEESSVKPQHVVLNHLFIEKGWTSQSLLALGLTHRFQSKYVTVVLYKPLKR